From a single Polynucleobacter asymbioticus QLW-P1DMWA-1 genomic region:
- the glyS gene encoding glycine--tRNA ligase subunit beta, with translation MSTPNSLSQSATLLIEVFTEELPPKSLRRLGTSFSEGIFGALKAAGLTTESSKVTSFATPRRLAVQITDVLSQANDYPVREKLLPTSIAFDADGKATPPLLKKLSALGYADLDLSTLEKAGEGKNEALFLNVIAKGAALEQTAQTALNQTLSKLPIAKMMHYQVLQKNGQLADVQFARPAHRIIALHGDTILNMSSLGIDASNQTEGHRFLAPGVITITDADQYENTLEKQANVLASFDKRRTQIETQLLKAAGADLVLMPESLLDEVTALVEWPAIYECHFDEEFLEVPQECLILTMQTNQKYFALTDQHGKLRNRFLVVSNIETNKPDAIISGNERVVRPRLSDARFFFQQDQKRSLASRVSDLGRVVYHNQLGNQLDRTKRVQEIAIGIAQKLQVDDKLASRAAEIAKTDLLTDMVGEFPELQGIMGRYYANHDGESAEVAAACSEHYMPRFAGDSLPATQTGTILAIADKLETLVGIWGVGLAPTGDKDPYALRRHALGICRLLLEKNFSLSLPELIELARSQFPQKEVQEKADAAAIYEFIIDRLRAYLRDQSVAGKPFTSAEIDAVLSQAPAQINDLIGRLSALREFNALPQAAQLAAANKRISNILKKTATPIPTACSSKLLQIPAEIELFQALEAITPALNAAYEQRQFVELLKALVALSAPIDQFFADVMVMDPNQELRDNRLALLQQLHQKMNLVADLGKLA, from the coding sequence ATGAGTACACCTAATTCACTTTCTCAATCAGCTACTTTGTTGATTGAAGTCTTCACAGAAGAGTTGCCACCAAAATCGCTTCGTCGCTTAGGAACATCTTTTAGTGAGGGTATTTTTGGCGCCCTTAAAGCCGCTGGATTAACTACAGAATCATCCAAGGTTACGAGCTTTGCAACACCGCGCCGATTGGCAGTACAAATTACTGACGTACTGAGTCAAGCTAATGACTATCCAGTGCGTGAAAAACTACTCCCTACTAGCATTGCTTTTGATGCCGATGGCAAAGCAACGCCACCTCTACTCAAAAAATTAAGTGCATTAGGTTATGCGGATCTCGACCTATCCACACTAGAAAAAGCAGGAGAAGGAAAAAATGAAGCGCTTTTCCTTAATGTGATTGCTAAGGGTGCGGCCCTCGAGCAAACCGCTCAAACAGCTCTCAATCAAACATTGAGTAAATTACCCATCGCCAAAATGATGCACTATCAAGTGCTACAAAAAAATGGCCAATTAGCAGATGTCCAATTTGCACGCCCCGCCCATCGTATTATTGCTTTGCACGGAGACACCATTCTTAATATGAGCAGTCTAGGCATAGATGCAAGTAATCAGACAGAGGGGCACCGCTTCCTAGCGCCGGGTGTGATCACCATTACTGACGCTGATCAATATGAAAATACTTTAGAAAAACAAGCCAACGTATTGGCAAGCTTTGATAAACGTCGTACCCAAATTGAAACTCAGCTATTGAAAGCGGCAGGCGCAGACTTAGTACTAATGCCTGAGAGCTTATTAGATGAAGTGACTGCATTGGTTGAGTGGCCCGCTATTTATGAATGTCACTTTGATGAAGAGTTCCTAGAGGTTCCTCAGGAATGCCTTATTTTGACAATGCAAACCAATCAAAAATATTTTGCATTGACTGATCAACATGGAAAACTGCGCAATCGTTTTCTGGTTGTTTCTAATATTGAAACGAACAAGCCTGATGCGATCATCTCTGGCAATGAACGTGTAGTTCGGCCCCGTCTATCGGATGCCCGTTTCTTCTTCCAACAAGACCAGAAGCGCTCACTGGCATCTCGAGTTTCAGATCTCGGCAGAGTGGTTTATCACAATCAATTGGGCAACCAATTGGATCGAACTAAACGTGTTCAAGAAATTGCTATTGGAATCGCTCAAAAACTTCAAGTAGATGACAAATTAGCCAGTCGCGCTGCTGAAATTGCTAAGACCGACTTATTAACGGATATGGTTGGAGAATTTCCTGAACTTCAGGGAATTATGGGGCGCTATTATGCGAACCACGATGGTGAGTCTGCTGAAGTAGCGGCAGCTTGCAGCGAGCACTACATGCCCAGATTCGCAGGTGATTCTTTGCCCGCTACCCAAACCGGCACTATTTTGGCAATTGCCGACAAATTGGAAACCTTAGTTGGTATTTGGGGTGTGGGTTTAGCGCCAACTGGCGATAAAGACCCCTACGCACTCCGTCGTCACGCTCTTGGTATTTGCCGTCTCTTGCTTGAGAAAAACTTCTCTCTCAGCCTGCCTGAATTAATTGAACTCGCACGCAGTCAGTTTCCTCAAAAAGAAGTTCAAGAAAAAGCGGATGCTGCAGCTATCTACGAATTTATCATCGACCGCTTACGTGCTTACTTGCGCGATCAATCTGTGGCCGGGAAACCATTCACTAGCGCTGAAATTGATGCTGTACTTAGTCAAGCCCCTGCTCAAATTAATGATCTAATCGGTCGCTTGAGTGCTCTTCGTGAATTTAATGCGCTTCCACAAGCAGCTCAACTTGCTGCTGCCAATAAGCGAATCAGCAACATTCTCAAGAAAACCGCCACCCCTATACCCACAGCATGCTCAAGCAAGCTACTACAAATTCCTGCTGAAATTGAGCTTTTCCAAGCGCTAGAAGCAATTACACCTGCACTCAATGCCGCGTATGAACAGCGTCAATTTGTTGAGCTCTTAAAAGCATTGGTCGCATTAAGTGCGCCAATTGACCAATTCTTCGCAGATGTCATGGTGATGGATCCTAACCAAGAGCTACGCGATAACCGTCTTGCACTTTTGCAACAACTCCATCAGAAAATGAATCTCGTTGCCGATCTCGGCAAGTTAGCATGA
- the gmhB gene encoding D-glycero-beta-D-manno-heptose 1,7-bisphosphate 7-phosphatase yields MSLSSSKLIILDRDGVINEDRDDYVKSADEWVPLPGSLEAIALLNQAGYQITIATNQSGLARGYFSINDLHAMHSKMDKLLQPLGGRIDSIFFCPHLDAHACDCRKPAPGLMKEIALRYKKSDNILPLSGVPIVGDSLRDLQAGVVLGASPHLVLTGKGQKTLAKGGLPEGTQIHANLLAFANTLLDNQA; encoded by the coding sequence ATGAGCCTTAGCTCTTCCAAACTCATCATTCTGGATCGTGATGGTGTGATCAATGAAGATCGTGATGATTACGTCAAATCGGCTGATGAATGGGTGCCGCTCCCAGGAAGCCTAGAGGCAATAGCACTATTAAATCAAGCGGGCTACCAAATTACTATCGCCACAAATCAGTCGGGCTTAGCTAGAGGATATTTCTCTATTAATGATTTACATGCTATGCATAGCAAAATGGATAAATTATTGCAGCCCTTAGGTGGTCGTATTGATAGCATCTTTTTTTGCCCTCATCTGGATGCACATGCATGTGATTGCCGAAAACCAGCACCAGGCCTTATGAAAGAAATTGCTCTGCGGTACAAAAAGAGTGACAACATTCTTCCTTTATCGGGGGTGCCTATTGTTGGGGATTCATTACGTGACCTGCAAGCAGGTGTAGTACTTGGGGCTTCCCCGCATCTAGTGCTTACAGGCAAAGGCCAAAAGACGCTAGCCAAAGGGGGTTTACCAGAGGGTACGCAAATTCATGCGAATCTTCTCGCATTTGCAAATACACTACTGGATAACCAAGCTTAG
- a CDS encoding lysophospholipid acyltransferase family protein produces MTFIRSTLFALFLLIFTPIWSVLCVLAFPFLSPENRYRFIGLWNKVVIWLLAHLCGIHYEIRGMENMEAVLNEPVVILSKHQSAYETIAYIALLPKQLCFVFKRELLWIPFFGWALALLKMIHINRSNKQTAALSVATQGRKRLSEGKWIMLFPEGTRTPIGSTKPYRKGGARLASASGALVIPIAHNAGRCWPKNSFLKQPGTVIFSIGPSITSTGKTGEELQQEVEGWIEAEMRVIDPSAYK; encoded by the coding sequence ATGACCTTTATCCGCTCAACGCTTTTTGCCTTATTTTTGCTAATTTTCACACCCATTTGGTCGGTACTCTGTGTGCTTGCCTTTCCTTTTTTAAGTCCAGAGAATCGTTATCGCTTCATTGGCTTGTGGAACAAAGTGGTAATTTGGCTACTAGCCCATCTATGCGGCATTCATTATGAAATCCGCGGCATGGAAAATATGGAAGCAGTATTAAATGAGCCGGTAGTTATTTTGAGTAAACATCAGTCTGCTTACGAAACCATTGCCTATATTGCATTACTGCCAAAACAACTTTGCTTTGTCTTTAAACGTGAATTACTTTGGATTCCGTTCTTTGGCTGGGCTTTAGCCCTTTTAAAGATGATTCATATCAATCGCTCTAATAAACAAACAGCTGCCCTGTCTGTGGCTACTCAGGGACGAAAGCGTTTAAGCGAGGGTAAGTGGATTATGTTATTCCCAGAAGGCACTAGAACACCAATCGGGTCAACTAAACCCTATCGCAAAGGGGGCGCCCGCCTTGCTAGTGCTAGTGGAGCATTAGTTATTCCAATTGCTCATAATGCTGGGCGTTGCTGGCCCAAAAACAGCTTTCTTAAACAACCAGGTACGGTTATCTTTTCCATCGGACCTTCAATAACATCCACTGGAAAAACTGGAGAAGAGTTACAGCAAGAAGTTGAAGGCTGGATAGAGGCTGAAATGCGGGTCATTGATCCTAGCGCTTACAAGTAA
- the rsmA gene encoding 16S rRNA (adenine(1518)-N(6)/adenine(1519)-N(6))-dimethyltransferase RsmA, with amino-acid sequence MHRARKRFGQNFLQDQGVIYSIVALINPSPDMHIIEIGPGLGALTRPLLSSLDQLDLLEIDRDLVAYWEKENLKGLKVIEGDALKFNFLEWAQNCDSKKGLCKVVGNLPYNISSPLLFHLVSAATQIDEQVFMLQAEVVERMVAPAGSSDFSRLSVMLQARYDMELVLEVPPEAFDPQPKVNSAVVRMIPRQDFSLTTKQWHALEQVVAAAFSQRRKMLRTNLQVFAERLKLTDIELKARAQDISVDRYIEWARVLVS; translated from the coding sequence ATGCATCGCGCACGTAAACGCTTTGGCCAAAATTTTCTTCAAGATCAAGGGGTTATTTACTCTATCGTAGCCTTAATCAATCCTAGTCCAGATATGCACATCATCGAGATTGGCCCTGGGCTTGGAGCGCTTACAAGACCATTATTGAGTAGCCTCGATCAACTGGATCTTTTAGAAATTGATCGTGACTTAGTTGCTTATTGGGAAAAAGAAAATCTCAAAGGCTTGAAGGTCATCGAAGGCGATGCTCTTAAATTTAATTTCTTAGAATGGGCGCAGAACTGCGATTCTAAAAAGGGCTTATGTAAGGTAGTAGGTAACTTGCCTTACAACATTTCCTCGCCTTTATTGTTTCATCTGGTTTCTGCTGCCACTCAGATTGACGAGCAGGTTTTTATGCTCCAAGCCGAAGTGGTTGAGCGAATGGTAGCTCCAGCGGGAAGTTCTGATTTCAGTAGGCTCTCGGTGATGTTACAGGCTCGTTATGACATGGAGCTGGTATTGGAGGTTCCTCCTGAAGCATTTGATCCGCAGCCAAAAGTAAACTCTGCAGTAGTGCGAATGATCCCAAGACAGGATTTCAGCTTAACTACCAAGCAGTGGCATGCATTAGAGCAAGTTGTTGCTGCAGCTTTTTCTCAAAGAAGAAAAATGTTACGCACGAATTTGCAGGTATTCGCTGAAAGATTGAAGCTTACTGATATAGAACTTAAAGCGCGAGCTCAGGATATCTCGGTAGATCGTTATATTGAGTGGGCTAGAGTCTTAGTGTCTTAA
- the pdxA gene encoding 4-hydroxythreonine-4-phosphate dehydrogenase PdxA, with the protein MQQPVTHVNLVITTGEPAGIGPEISIAGAQAFLAEQPDARITLLGDDNLLPLSSQEKLTFADRLQVQNISLSSLSSPGILHSQNANYVLKTLDLAVDGCLQGQFDAMVTAPIQKSVINEAGIPFTGHTEYLAARCHAKREVMMLCATLPSGFLGLKSAKDLRVALATTHLPLQQVSAALSYEVVLETIRVVDHDLRTKFGISKPLIRVAGLNPHAGESGYLGREEIDFIAPAIDACRNLGIDVHGPFPGDTMFDPKSLPNVDAYIAMYHDQGLAPFKFVTFGSGINVTLGLPIIRTSVDHGTALDIAGKGLADSGSMLEALRLAYQLALNQRKKL; encoded by the coding sequence ATGCAGCAACCGGTAACTCACGTTAATCTCGTCATAACAACGGGTGAACCGGCTGGTATCGGGCCCGAGATTTCGATTGCAGGAGCACAGGCTTTTTTAGCTGAGCAGCCAGATGCTCGGATTACATTATTGGGGGATGACAATTTATTGCCTCTATCCAGCCAGGAAAAATTGACTTTTGCAGATCGTTTACAGGTTCAGAATATTTCTTTATCTAGCCTTTCCAGTCCAGGCATTCTTCATTCTCAAAATGCTAATTATGTTTTAAAGACGCTGGATCTAGCTGTTGACGGTTGTTTACAGGGGCAGTTTGATGCCATGGTTACGGCCCCCATTCAGAAAAGTGTCATTAACGAGGCCGGCATTCCTTTTACTGGGCATACAGAATATTTAGCGGCGCGTTGTCATGCAAAACGAGAGGTAATGATGCTTTGTGCAACATTACCTTCTGGTTTCTTGGGGCTCAAGTCTGCCAAGGATTTAAGAGTGGCACTTGCAACTACTCATCTTCCCTTGCAACAAGTTTCTGCTGCTTTGAGTTATGAGGTAGTCCTCGAAACTATTCGAGTAGTAGATCACGATCTACGTACAAAATTTGGAATTTCTAAGCCCTTGATTCGTGTTGCAGGATTAAATCCACATGCGGGTGAGTCAGGTTATTTAGGGCGCGAAGAAATAGACTTTATTGCTCCCGCTATTGATGCTTGCAGAAATTTGGGAATTGATGTCCATGGCCCCTTTCCCGGCGATACCATGTTTGATCCTAAATCGCTGCCAAATGTAGACGCATACATTGCGATGTATCACGATCAGGGCTTAGCACCCTTTAAATTTGTTACCTTTGGTAGCGGAATTAATGTCACTTTGGGTTTGCCTATTATTCGCACCTCTGTTGATCATGGCACCGCTTTAGACATAGCTGGTAAAGGCTTGGCAGACTCAGGCAGTATGTTAGAGGCATTGCGTTTAGCCTACCAATTGGCTCTCAACCAAAGAAAAAAGTTATAG
- a CDS encoding peptidylprolyl isomerase: MNFIFFFAAVLFAGIVSAQDASKTTVATDGKVRNIDGVAAVVNTGYITRKDIDDRIAVLKKQGTKLPEGEALRKVILERLILEKIQLQNAEQEGFYVSSKELDKIIADTAAKNKLTFVELKAKIEASSTSFEKYKQQLREEVIVSRYREREVDAKIKISDAEIDNFISERNRAMLSGVTRPSPSANGGPEEIDVAQIFIPVDSGAGAGAQADAKKKADLLLREAKGDVDFLQLGAMAAKDNPQIKFQELGYRPPDRLPQLFYEAVRNTGSGQVAGAVVKSPAGYHVLKVLDRRSMAAGSPPPAQAAPQEPASTTPQNIAITQTNARHILLRNRPGLSDQDAERRLQGYRDQVRAKTADFGDLAKKYSEDGSASNGGNLGWMGPGDLVPEFELAMNKLQIGEVSNPVKTEFGWHLIQVIERREAQLTVEKQREFARAAIRSRKFEQAYQDWMRELRDTATVKILNVEDAATGNSR, encoded by the coding sequence ATGAATTTCATCTTCTTTTTCGCTGCAGTGTTGTTTGCTGGAATTGTGAGTGCTCAGGATGCCTCTAAAACTACCGTGGCAACTGATGGCAAAGTTCGTAATATTGACGGTGTCGCGGCAGTAGTTAATACAGGTTATATCACCCGTAAAGATATTGATGATCGTATTGCAGTCTTAAAAAAACAAGGTACCAAACTACCCGAGGGTGAGGCTTTACGTAAGGTAATTCTTGAGCGCTTGATCTTAGAAAAAATTCAGCTTCAAAATGCTGAGCAAGAAGGGTTTTATGTCAGCAGTAAAGAGTTAGATAAAATCATCGCCGATACTGCTGCAAAAAATAAATTAACCTTTGTCGAATTAAAGGCAAAAATTGAGGCATCCAGTACTTCATTTGAGAAATATAAACAGCAATTGCGAGAAGAGGTCATAGTTAGCCGCTATCGTGAGCGTGAGGTGGATGCCAAAATAAAAATCTCAGATGCTGAAATTGATAACTTTATATCGGAGCGTAATCGTGCGATGCTATCTGGTGTAACGCGCCCCTCACCAAGCGCAAATGGCGGTCCAGAAGAAATTGATGTGGCACAGATTTTTATTCCAGTTGATTCTGGAGCGGGGGCTGGAGCCCAAGCTGATGCTAAGAAAAAAGCGGACTTACTTTTGCGCGAAGCAAAAGGTGACGTAGACTTTTTGCAATTGGGTGCAATGGCTGCAAAAGATAATCCTCAAATTAAATTCCAGGAATTGGGGTACAGGCCGCCTGATAGATTGCCTCAATTGTTTTATGAGGCGGTTAGAAATACAGGAAGCGGACAAGTTGCGGGGGCAGTAGTCAAAAGCCCTGCTGGCTACCACGTCCTTAAAGTTTTAGATCGTCGATCTATGGCTGCTGGCAGTCCACCACCAGCACAAGCTGCTCCCCAGGAGCCTGCTTCTACAACACCTCAAAATATTGCTATTACACAAACTAATGCGCGTCATATCTTGTTGCGAAATCGTCCAGGTTTAAGCGATCAAGATGCTGAAAGACGTCTTCAAGGTTATCGCGATCAAGTTCGCGCCAAGACTGCCGACTTTGGGGATCTTGCAAAAAAATACTCGGAAGATGGATCTGCATCCAATGGTGGAAATTTAGGGTGGATGGGACCAGGCGACCTTGTACCCGAATTTGAACTAGCAATGAATAAACTTCAAATTGGTGAAGTTAGTAATCCCGTCAAAACCGAATTTGGCTGGCATTTAATCCAAGTGATTGAGAGACGTGAAGCTCAGCTGACGGTAGAAAAGCAACGAGAATTCGCTCGTGCAGCGATTCGTTCTAGGAAGTTTGAGCAAGCCTATCAAGATTGGATGCGCGAGTTACGTGATACAGCAACTGTGAAAATCTTGAATGTAGAAGATGCAGCAACCGGTAACTCACGTTAA
- a CDS encoding LPS-assembly protein LptD, translating to MSHYRRRAGLCAPLFLLISLRVLMGVALLQFALPGLAQAPAPLPPVSQSAPTLVLLPDRGNVTVLKVDDQLRVGKPISDGQALTFTSSDTIDGVVDRDMHLKSRAQIRRNGAVLKADEITYNPDTDIADLNGNAELSKGNTTFKGPKGQFKVDAREGFMENPSYEIRDTHGSGTGKKLTIQNSDIFVFDKATYTTCTPENMDWYFSLSNLEIDNEQKEMTGTNGVMHFFNVPIAYVPYFTAPTGGQRRTGLLAPVAGYNSNNGLDITQPYYVNIAPNRDLLLLPREMNHRGFMLGASYRYLDKDYSGVATGEYLPYDKQTGTNRWKYDFQQRQLLGGGVGPGGVPLPGAWTGYVNMAKVSDSLYPTDFSQSIAGQVTSQFRQEIGTTKQLTGSLSNWTVGAKAASFQTLQPDPTNLVQAPYNIMPNITAAYNSQLTPTTTDPSGKYVALPTGPKTTFSTDYTRFAYALGSNFNSPPPGAYTQADRTVVKGALSLPQVTPGYYITPTVSFQSNMYSATAYTPGTPNAQGFTIPTLSLDSGLAFEREAAELHGFFGRDMLLTMEPRAFYAFTPYQSQANTPVFDTADAGFGVSQIFTANTFIGNDRIADSNAATLGLTSRMIEANTGAERANVTIAQKQQFTGQKVGLNGNIVNPTTYSDTLGSASVRLLGNFSADLFGQYNTQLDRFVQTTVGASWRPTPGRSLNFGYRNVWTPPVQASAQNNQVYTPSATTTDQYNISGQWPLTKEVSVLGRWGYDALTIKTLNTMIGLEWMRDCWTFRGAYSQAVNTSLITTTQVLFQVEFRGFASAGSNPVDIMKLNVPGYMPTSKPIAPSIYESYQ from the coding sequence ATGAGTCATTATCGCCGTCGCGCCGGCCTTTGCGCCCCTCTTTTTTTGCTGATCTCCCTGCGTGTACTGATGGGGGTGGCATTGCTTCAATTTGCGCTTCCTGGACTAGCCCAAGCGCCCGCTCCCTTGCCCCCAGTTTCCCAGTCTGCTCCCACTTTAGTTTTGTTGCCAGACCGCGGAAATGTTACCGTTCTTAAGGTGGATGATCAGTTGCGAGTGGGTAAACCCATAAGTGATGGCCAAGCGCTCACATTTACTTCTAGCGATACGATTGATGGAGTAGTTGATCGCGATATGCATCTAAAGAGTCGCGCGCAAATACGACGTAATGGCGCGGTTTTAAAGGCTGATGAAATTACATACAACCCTGATACTGATATTGCCGATCTAAATGGTAATGCGGAGTTATCAAAAGGAAATACTACGTTTAAGGGTCCGAAGGGGCAGTTCAAGGTCGATGCACGTGAGGGCTTTATGGAAAACCCCTCTTATGAAATTCGAGATACACATGGAAGTGGTACGGGAAAAAAATTAACCATTCAAAATTCTGATATTTTTGTTTTTGATAAAGCAACCTATACGACCTGCACTCCAGAAAATATGGATTGGTACTTTAGTCTCAGTAATCTAGAAATTGATAACGAGCAAAAAGAAATGACCGGCACAAATGGTGTGATGCATTTCTTTAACGTACCTATTGCTTATGTGCCGTATTTCACCGCACCTACAGGTGGCCAGCGTCGTACAGGCTTGCTTGCGCCGGTTGCCGGCTATAACTCGAATAATGGTTTAGACATCACTCAGCCTTACTACGTCAATATCGCGCCGAATCGGGATTTATTGCTATTACCACGTGAGATGAATCATCGTGGTTTCATGCTCGGAGCCTCTTATCGTTACTTGGATAAAGATTATTCGGGTGTTGCTACTGGCGAGTATCTTCCGTACGACAAACAAACTGGCACCAATCGCTGGAAATACGATTTTCAGCAAAGACAATTATTAGGTGGTGGTGTTGGTCCTGGCGGTGTTCCGTTACCGGGCGCATGGACAGGTTATGTCAATATGGCAAAAGTATCCGACAGTCTTTATCCGACTGACTTTTCTCAAAGTATTGCAGGACAAGTAACGAGCCAGTTTAGACAGGAGATAGGAACAACTAAGCAACTCACCGGAAGTTTGAGTAACTGGACAGTTGGCGCAAAAGCCGCAAGCTTTCAAACATTGCAACCAGACCCAACTAATTTAGTGCAGGCGCCATACAATATCATGCCTAATATAACGGCGGCCTATAACAGTCAGTTGACCCCAACAACCACGGATCCAAGCGGTAAATACGTAGCCTTACCCACAGGCCCTAAAACGACCTTCTCGACTGACTACACTCGCTTTGCTTATGCCTTGGGTAGTAACTTTAATTCGCCCCCACCAGGCGCTTACACGCAAGCAGATAGAACTGTGGTTAAAGGTGCGCTATCGCTCCCTCAAGTTACGCCGGGCTATTACATCACACCGACAGTGAGCTTTCAATCGAATATGTATAGCGCTACAGCCTACACTCCAGGCACACCAAATGCCCAGGGCTTTACTATCCCAACATTAAGCTTGGATTCTGGATTGGCGTTTGAACGAGAGGCTGCAGAGTTGCATGGATTCTTTGGACGCGATATGTTGCTGACAATGGAGCCGCGAGCCTTTTATGCATTCACTCCCTATCAAAGTCAGGCAAATACACCAGTCTTTGATACTGCAGATGCTGGATTCGGCGTGTCACAAATTTTTACTGCAAATACTTTTATTGGTAACGACCGTATTGCGGACTCTAATGCGGCAACACTTGGCTTAACTAGCCGCATGATTGAAGCGAATACAGGGGCTGAGCGCGCAAATGTGACAATCGCTCAGAAGCAGCAGTTCACTGGACAGAAGGTTGGGTTGAATGGAAACATTGTCAACCCAACTACTTACTCAGATACCTTGGGTTCAGCTTCAGTCCGCTTACTAGGTAACTTTAGTGCAGACCTTTTTGGGCAGTACAACACGCAGTTAGATCGTTTTGTGCAAACCACGGTTGGTGCAAGTTGGAGACCAACTCCAGGTAGAAGTCTTAATTTTGGTTATCGAAATGTCTGGACGCCACCCGTGCAGGCTTCTGCTCAAAACAATCAGGTGTACACACCCTCTGCAACTACTACTGACCAATACAATATTTCTGGTCAGTGGCCCCTTACAAAAGAGGTTTCAGTTTTGGGGCGCTGGGGCTACGATGCACTGACCATTAAAACCTTGAACACGATGATTGGTCTTGAATGGATGCGCGATTGCTGGACTTTCCGCGGCGCTTATTCTCAGGCAGTGAATACTTCACTAATTACCACCACCCAGGTGCTTTTTCAGGTTGAATTTAGGGGCTTTGCTAGCGCAGGAAGTAATCCAGTTGATATCATGAAGTTAAATGTTCCTGGATATATGCCTACTTCGAAGCCAATTGCCCCCTCTATATATGAAAGCTATCAATAA
- a CDS encoding aminoglycoside phosphotransferase family protein, with the protein MTDSRLHTLRNWLKGLQPSWQLDLDTLAPASADASFRRYFRIESKNPDFGTLIIMDAPPQHEPLDAFIQVDFLLLHAGLHVPKILEQNILEGFLLLNDLGNKTYLAELNDQTADHLYQDATNALIKMQLASKPDILPNYDEALLKRELDLFPEWYLEKHLQIELNEQQQAQLKKSFDLLIENNLAQAKVYVHRDYHSRNLMVTEINNPGVLDFQDAVYGPITYDASSLWRDAYIAWPEERVIDWVIKFWEQGRKAGLPMPEDFGQFYRDFEWMGLQRHLKVLGIFARLFHRDGKDGYLKDIPLVLEYAIACANRYIELKPLARILESTRQNKE; encoded by the coding sequence ATGACTGACTCTCGCTTACACACCCTACGTAACTGGCTAAAAGGCCTCCAGCCTAGCTGGCAATTAGATCTTGATACTTTGGCGCCTGCTTCAGCCGATGCGAGCTTTCGGCGCTATTTTCGGATTGAGTCCAAAAACCCTGATTTTGGGACCCTGATCATCATGGATGCTCCTCCCCAGCATGAGCCTCTCGATGCCTTTATTCAGGTTGATTTTTTGCTTCTACACGCGGGATTGCATGTCCCCAAAATCCTCGAACAAAATATTCTGGAAGGGTTTTTATTGCTCAATGATTTAGGCAATAAAACCTATCTTGCAGAACTCAATGATCAAACTGCCGATCATCTTTATCAAGACGCCACAAATGCTTTGATCAAAATGCAACTCGCAAGCAAACCGGATATCTTGCCAAACTATGATGAAGCATTATTAAAACGTGAGTTAGATTTATTTCCTGAGTGGTATCTGGAAAAACATTTACAGATAGAGCTAAATGAACAGCAACAAGCACAACTCAAGAAATCGTTTGATCTCCTTATTGAAAATAATTTAGCACAAGCTAAAGTGTATGTTCATCGTGATTACCACTCACGTAATCTGATGGTGACAGAAATCAATAATCCTGGGGTACTTGACTTTCAAGATGCTGTTTATGGGCCGATTACCTATGATGCATCTTCTCTTTGGAGAGATGCCTATATCGCATGGCCAGAAGAAAGAGTGATTGATTGGGTCATTAAATTCTGGGAGCAAGGGCGTAAAGCTGGGCTACCAATGCCGGAAGATTTTGGTCAGTTCTATCGCGACTTTGAGTGGATGGGCTTGCAACGCCACCTTAAGGTTCTCGGAATTTTTGCGAGATTATTTCATCGTGATGGTAAAGATGGCTATCTCAAAGATATTCCATTGGTACTTGAATACGCTATTGCCTGTGCCAACCGTTATATCGAGTTGAAGCCTTTGGCGCGTATTCTAGAATCGACCCGCCAAAATAAAGAGTAA